Part of the Molothrus ater isolate BHLD 08-10-18 breed brown headed cowbird chromosome 9, BPBGC_Mater_1.1, whole genome shotgun sequence genome is shown below.
AGCAGACTATTTGAGCCTGTAGCAAAGATAATTTGTTCTTGAGCTGCTCAGTTGTTAAAAAGCTGTTGTCTAAGCCTTACTGAAACCTACCATATATAAACTCTCACAAAGTCTTCAAACTGAACAGTTTTTCCACATCTTAGTTGTTCATTTTAGCCCCATTTTTCTTCAGTTGGTCGGTATTAGCAATTCTTAAGCAAAATAGAGCAGGGCAAGATCTGGATTTTGAGCCATTTAGTCTGCAATATAAAAATCTACCTAAGAAAGTAATGTAATGTAAGAAACACcagtcacttgtttttaaaattttaaaagttcaatagtaataaaatggttataaaaatagtaatacaattagagtaataataatttggacaaattgaattaggacaatatgagacaataaagacaaagagttatggacgtccaggtacctttttctgggcagcacaagcccaaaAAAAAGACAcccattaacagaggattaacccttaaaaacaacagcctgttgcatattcatacatggtgcataaattccattcaaacacagggtTCTATCTGGTCtgtgtcaacttcttcctcttaatcctaacAGCACCTTTGAGGTGAGaaaaagttcatttcttctgataagagggcaataaattattttcctctgaaatatttaGGTGTTTTGGGGCTGCTATCTGGTGCAAgtgcctcattcctttctttaaaaaaatcccactaacatagttcttattttaacgacaaaagttaccttttaaCTACAAGACTACATTTATCATATTATTAAAAAGTTAATACAGCACTACTGTACTAATCAATACATCAATACTGATCGATACATCAAAATACATATGGTAAATATTTGCATAGAGCTATATACTATGCACTTTTCACAATACATTAGTGCCAAAAGGCTATAACACCAGATTGTAGgaacccagggcagccaggtcCCCTACCATGGGGCTCAGACCCCCTGGCACGGAGCTCAAAacacctgtggttttgattatgacctgtggagcaaattaccaaccttatatgaagatcagcaagccacaacagttaGGCAGAATATTAGTGACGCTATCgtggggtggaaaagtagattttggggtttctggtatgggggttcaggaggcaagatggagggaactgggtgtgtccagctgttctccttcttgtcctccatcttctgctgtgatggtggcactggttcagagtagaagctcagtatctaacataggtgataggtattggaaagttattgtaaatattgtacatgcagtttttagtataaagacataacagTGCCCCAGAGGCAGGCAGTGTTGTTGTGATTatagtgcaagagttctattatcattacattgtaagggttccatattgctagagtttcatacctcctcgatgtttcttgtaggcagctcctctaggcactggctcttccttgtcctcacagcagccaactaactccagttcccctcaacCACCCAATCCattcttttataacactctttttattggctacagctgtgacctgttaaaatcaggcctgctcctaatctttagtaattaacccagctgcaactctttaggggtgagattaccttctttgttacctttatttacttatattctatcctCCTACACAGTGTTCCTGGAACTGTCTTGTGGGAcagacctcggcagggcaggagaaaattttttatagatagGACATGATAAACTACCTTGAGATGGAGAACTGAGGAACTCCAGCTCCTTCTTCAAGTGcttgggctgggaaaagagacttttaacaaTTTCAGGGTCCCAGTGACCCAGAAGGGCTCTGAGACCAGATGGTTTTTGTGTGCCACTTATTGGGGTTAAATAGTTTCTGAGTTGGTTTGAAAGAAGTAAGTTAGTCACTATTATAACTTAGagagttttttgtttcttttcccctaaATGATGCGTATTACCAGACACGTGGAGTATGCTTAAATTCACGAATGAAAACTTAAGATGACAAGCTCCTAGACACCATGTATTTACTTTGCTGAAAGAGTAGCGAGCCGCAGTTGTTAATGGGAGGTGTTGTTGttgcagcagagcctggcagcgTGAAGgatggaggcagaggagagccCAGCGCAGCCCCCGAGCGaggcgccggggccgggcggtgCCGGCTGGGACCTCACGGACAGCACCCGGCTGCAGCACTTCCTGTGCTTCGGCTCCGAGGGCAGCGCCTACCACGTCAAGGAGCACAAGCTGGGCTTTGAGAACGCTGAAGCTTTGCTAAGGCTCATTGAAGAGGGCAGAGGCTGCGAAGTTGTGGAAGAAATCAAAGCGTTTAGTCAAGAGGGCAGAGCGGCAAAACAGGAGCCCCTGCTCTTTGCCCTCGCCGTTTGCTCGCAGTGCTCTGatgccaaaacaaaacaagcgGCGTTTAAAGCTGTCCCCGAGGTGTGTTGCATACCAACCCATCTCTTTACTTTCATCCAGTTTAAAAAAGATCTGAAGGAGGGCATGAAATGTGGCATGTGGGGCCGTGCTCTGAGGAAAGCTGTTGCAGATTGGTACAATGGAAAGAATGGCATGGCTCTTGCTTTAGCAGTTACAAAATATAAGCAAAGAAGTGGTTGGTCTCATAAAGATCTTCTGAGGTTGTCCCACCTAAAACCTGCCAGTGAAGgtaataaatttttatttacctgaaaatactgtgttttaAACCTTTTATATTTACTGTGGAAGTATTTTGGAAACCCGAGTTCCATTGTAGATGAATTCTTAGTGAGGATATCCTATAAATTGCATCTTAAAAATGTGGGTAATCATATAAAAAAACAGACCTTCAAGGTAAACAGGTTTATCCTCTTAGTGAGGATATCCTGTAAATTGCATCTTAAAAATGTGGGTAATCATATAAAAAACCAGACCTTCAAGGTAAACAGGGtttgttccttcttttcttctatatgcCAAGAGAAGACAAAATAACACAACTCCCTCATTTTGTTCCTATTTGCTTACAAATGATGAAATAACACTTTTTTGTTATGTGGGAGCATCTGTTGAGTTCAAatcttaaaataatagaatggcttgggttgggagggaccatAAAGATGATCCAGTTCCAGCCCTcttaccatgggcagggacaccttccaccagcccaggctgctcagagctccatccagcctggccttgaacacttccagggatggggcagccacagcatctctgggcaATGCAGCAAATACATAAAGCTCCTTACTTCAAGGAGATGAATACAGTAATTAAAAGTACTGCTCTGAATTGTGTATGGCTGACCTTTTCAGTAGGTGTTTGGCAGGTCTGAGAGTGAAACCTGCTAATTGATTTGCATGCTAGAATGATAAATGCCAGTATACAGATGGTAATCCTGCTTGAgaaatggttttcttttccatcagGAATTGCTATAGTCACTAAGTATATTACCAAGGGGTGGAAAGATGTCCAAGAAGCttataaagaaaaagcagtttctgCTGAGACTGAAAAACTCTTGAAGTATCTGGAAGCTGTGGAGAAAGTCAAACGCACAAAAGATGAATTGGAAGTTATTCATTTGATAGAGGAATATGGTCTGGTTAGAGAGCACCTCCTGACAAACCATCTGAAATCTAAAGAGGTTGGTAACTTCCTTAGTCAAATTCTCCATAGAAGCATGAATTCTCTACAGTGAGTAATGCTGTTCAGAGTCTTAAATCtagatttcttttcaaaatagcCCTTACACTGTTTTTCAAGTTATTTACCCAAAtagttaattttaaaacaattaagaCCTTAATATAATttgtacatttattttaaaataaacttattCAATGTACAGCTAACAGTTCTTTTACTTTGAGACTCTCatctttctgtgtttctcttctctttcatcATAGGTTTGGAAGGCATTACTCAAGGAAATGCCTATTTCTGTGTTGTTGAGAAATTTAGGAAAGCTGGCAGCAAATTCAGTGCTTGAACCACGAGGTTCAGAAGTGGCAATAGTATGTGAAAAACTGAGAAATGAGAAACTGCTAAAAAAGGTGAGAACTTCATAATCAGTGCCAGCCCTtgtggattttaatttttaatgtttagttATGTTAGTGTATTCTATTTAAAAACTGCAGTTTAATGCCtgcagctttattttaaaactgtttataATTTCTCATTTGATTACTTACCTGCTTTCTGAAACATTCTGATAAAATAAGTGTACTGGCAGATATTGGATCTTTTCTTAAATGAGGGCTGTGGCAAGCTTTGCTAGTTGGGTTCATCAATTTTTTCTGAGTCTTATAATTTCTGAGTTACGAAAATAGCATAGCACCTGAGGGGAAAAACAAGATGGGCAAGGAGACTTTATTGTTTTCTGATTGCTTTAGTGTCCATCAAagtggaaggaaaggaagaggggaaagagAGTTCTCCAAAGACAGAATGACATTTTCAGGGATTTGGTCAAAGGTAGAGAGGATGAGTGTCTTGAGCAGCAGTTTTGTGAGCTGGAAAGATTAAAATCAGAACACTGAAATTCTTCAGCACCAGAGCTGAATTTAGCACAAGAACAGAAGCCTTTTTCCTCCATCCTATTGCAATTCCTTTTCTCTGGTCCCTtcctggagaagggagaggCAAGATTATGGTACAATACCTTGATGGAAGATAGGCAATGCACAAGCATTCAGATTCACTGAGTTTTGATGCTGGCAGTGATTAAAGACTGAAACACCCCTTTTGGATAAAGATAACAAAATGTTGATATGGTTATATAAGTTAAGTTTATatatggaaagcaaaaaaaaaatatttggagtgTTTTATAGCATAAGAAAAATGAATGCTATGTTCCAAAAATTTTTTGTCCAGTGTTACTGTTATCTTATATAAAGCTAGTTTTAAGGTGGTTCTTTTCCTTgctcagctcctttctcttcagctgggcagggacttTGTTTTACTGTAAGCCTGTGATGGAAAATAGCACTGGACAATCATAGAGCTGCAAAATTTTACCAGAATTCTGGTGATGGCATCCCATTTGGTGTTAATTAGAGGATTCTTGAGAGGGAGTGGGGTCCATTATGAGTAACCCACAAGTATCAGTTCATCCAACACCTGTGTCAAGACTGCAGGAACTCTTTAGGTTTAACAAATTTCAAGTAACCATATAGTAAACCTGAGATTTTTTGTAGTAGGaacttattttcatttatttttaggttGTTACTTTTTTTAAGGAGGTTAAATTTTCATGTGCTTATTTTTGATTTCTACCTGTAGGGTAGAATACATCCCTTCCATATTTTGGTTGCATTAGAAACCTATAAAGCTGGACATGGAAACAGAGGGAAGCTTTGGTGGCGTCCTGATGAAGACATTTTAGAAGCTTTAGATGCCTCATTTTACAAAGCTTTCAAGGTAATAATAGTTCTTCAATTTGTTAGGCTTTCTAAGagttctgtgttttctgaaagtTTATCAAGAACAGTTCCTGGGGTGGGTAACAATTCTGAAACTTTGGCAACAGCACTGTCCTGATGTTACccagaaagaggagaaaggcCCTCTTTAGGAGtgaaagcagaagaagaaatgaataTCTAAATTATGTGTACCTATtataattttgtcttttgttcTTTCAGACAGTGGAACCAACAGGAAAGCGCATTGTAATTGCAGTTGATGTTAGTGCATCTATGACACAAAAGGTTTTGGGCAGTGTGCTCAATGCCAGCACAGTTGCAGCTGTAATGTGTATGGTGAGgctttcaatttcttttatttataactGTTTTCAGCTTGAATTGCTTTTTTGATAGAAAGGTGCTCTAAAGCTGGTTAGAAATCAAGAGGAAACTCACATATAATATTTTTTGGGTACAGAAGGTGTGACCTTGTGCCTTATGGCTGAAAGCTCCTAGCAACCATATTCAGAAACATCAGTTTGAAGAAGTTGGTTTCTGTTGTAAATCAAAGTGGTCAGGGCAGCTTTTTCACTTATCTTAGCCATAATAAAATGGCTTACTATAAGTAAAAAATGATAACTTTATCTTacacatttaaatttttcagaagCATTCATAGAAATATACAGATTAGATTAGGGAATATTGGGATAATTCTTACGTCTGTTTGAGTTGTCAATGTGGCCTTTATTCACAATCACTTCCCTCTCAGTTTAGTATTCTAAAGCTTCTTGTGTTGTGTTCTTTTACTGCAGAGGAATTGAACTTTTGTTGGCCCTTAAAAATGGTCAAGGTTTTATGtcagagaggagggaagaaaagggaagtaTCTTTAGTTACAGTAATTAGAGCAGTTGTTCAGCTCTTTTTGCAGTGTTTATTTGCAGTAATATTACAGAATATTTAAAGTGTACAGTGAACCATTACTGTTTATGAGCAGCCATGATGACTTAAATACAAAAGCATTTGTCATGCTGTGTGTTGGTAGGGAATTACTCAGTTCagacaataaaaaatataaataaaaaataaaaattcagagtaatgtaactgaattattttcactcttttctccctctttctcagGTTGTAGCACGGACTGAGAAGGATTCCCAAATTGTTGCCTTTTCACATGAAATGGTCCCGTGTCCAGTGACGGCTGACATGACCTTACCTCAAGTTTTAGTGAAAATGTATGAagtatgtaaaaaaaaaaaagtctcagcaGTTACATTGTCTTTTCTTTATAATCAATCCTACTACCTTGTTTAATCTGTGTAGCTCTAGTATGAGATTGGaatttttcagtgcattttattTAGAGAAAGCCCAGCAAACGTCGTTATTTCATTTGCTGGATATTAAACATTGCAATTTAGAATGTCAGTGCTATGTCACAACGAGTTAGCTtgaaaagaatgttttaaaaaattcaaacaaaaaaaaaaagccctggaCAAACTGAGATAAAATGAACAAGTTTAACAAAAAAGCCTCTTTGTGTAGTAACACATGGTAAAACATGAAGCTTAcatcaaaagtaatttttccatggtttgttaatttattgtatatttttttttccccaataagATTCCAGTGGGTACCACTGATTGTTCCCTTCCAATGATATGGGCTCAAAAAACTCAGACAGCTGCTGATGTCTTCATTGTATTTACTGATAACGAGACCTTTGCTGGGAATACTCCTCCTGCAATGGCCCTTAGAGAGTACAGAGAGGTAAATATCCTTCTGACTGTTTATGATTAATAAATACTGTACAAAATAAGTACCAGCTCTAAAAGTCTTTTAGAGATTGGTTATGGCTTTCTTCAGTAAATAATTATAGATTGTTAAAATCTTACTAATCCTGCAGTTAGGCAGAATTAGTGCACATATTGCACTAATTGTGTGTATTTAAAACCACAGAATTGCTAAAAGGATTTGTAATTAGCCTGCCCTGCTTAGTGTGCTCCAATATTCATGAAATTTTGTTACTCAGGGACTGCATGAATTTCTAAATCCCATATATAATTGATGGAATTAGTTTTTATAGTTGTTACAGAATGATGTTTGACTCTCAGAACTAAGTTCAGCTTTGATGTCTGTGGTAGGTGTCAAAATGTTTCAATGAAGTACTAAAGACAAGTGTCAGGAGGATGGGGTGACAGTATCTGGTGAAGAAAGCCTATTGTGTTTTAAAGGGACTGCTCTAAGCTGTACAGCTTCATAATATTACAATGGAACAGACAAGAATACCTTATCCAAGCACGTTACTTATTTATTCAACAAACAATCCCTTATGCTttaaagaaactattttttaaacCACCAAAAATATGTTTGTCAGGCATGGGTGTATGGACTTCAATCATTACATAGTTTGCACCCAGCTGAAATGAATACCAGAAGCCTTTAATTTGGTTTCCTTAGTTGAGGTTAGCTGCCTTTCCAGTGCTGACAGGCATCCTGCAGTTCTGATTCTGGCATCCCTCTTCAGACGGTGCCTTATGCAAGTGAGATTTGGCCCTCTGGCATATTTAAGTTACTGCATGTGTGCACACGTTTGACTCTAGATGTGTTTTCTGATACTTTTTGCTCTCCTTCCTCTAGAAAATGGGTATTCCTGCTAAGCTGGTGGTTTGTGGGATGACCTCCCACGGTTTCACGATCGCTGACCCGGACGACAGAGGCATGTTGGATATCTGCGGCTTCGACACAGGAGCTTTGGATGTCCTTCGAAACTTCACTTTGGATCTGATTTAACATTTTTAGGCATCTGCTTTTCCCAGTGGGTCCATTGCTGGCAACAGACTTCACCCTGGGAACTCCCAGCCAAATCTACTTTATTAGCTCATGGCATATTGTATACATATCAGAATGTTACAGGAGGTGGTGGCACTTCAAGCATCTCTGACTAGAGCTTCTCACTAAGGTCTTTGTAAGGTTGAACAGAACTTCAGTCTCATGCAAATCTAACAGAGAAACTCAGTGCTGGCATTTCTGGTGTCAAACTAACTGTGAGTAGCCAGTGATCCCGCTGCCATTGGAGGTGGCAGCCACATGTCACCGCTGTCACCCTGGGACTGGGCGCCATGCAGCAGCACACTGTGCATTTGGACACCATTGGTAATGGCTGGCAGTGCAGTCACATCGCCCTTCAgagtcctgcagcacagctgcagccctgctccatgcTCCTTCAGAAAGGCACCTCCACTCCTCAGGCACCTTCCTTGTATCCAGCACCCTCCTTTTCCCGGGGCAGTTGGCTTATTCCTATACATGCACTCAAAGCTCTAGCTGGACTTCATTCCCTGAccagcctgggctctgtgtgagctGGAGCTCCAGAGAGCATCATCCCTTGTGTGATAACCACAGGAACTGTGCTCTGAGTCCTGTGGGCCAGCACCAGCCACTCTGGATCTGTCCCAGGGGTGAACAGGACCCCCTGTTATGATGGGATGGTGGCAGGACCACAGTGTACTTCACAAACCCTTGGTCCCTGAGCTTCACCAAAGTCTTCCTGGCTAGCCTGGCCTGCACCACATGAATCACCCCATCCTTGTTACCCTCAAGCTCCACAGCATCCACTGCCTTGAGGAGAAGGGTGGTTTTGCCTGGGCCCAAGAAAGACACCACCACAGCAAACACTTGGTGTCAGCATGCTGGACCCTGCTCTTGCTCTCCACCAGTGCTGGAGTCAGCCCAGACACGATCTTGGCCAcatccagctcctcagcagggGAGGTGAAGAAGGCCACAGTGCTGTCCAGCTCCTTGTGGACTTTGGAGTTCCTCTGCTGCAGGtagccctgctgcagcagcaggccCAGCACCTGCTGAGGATGTGCTGCCTCCATCAGCCACACGAGCACAGTTGTACTGCAGGATGTCCAGCTTCCCGTCCCCCAggacttcagcagcagcacagaccagcagggccaggaacaGGTGGTCacctccagagccctgagcaccACCTTGGAGTCATTGAGGAGGGTGTAGAGGGAGCTCAGGAGCCCCAGAGTTCAGACCTTGGCCTTTTAGGACTGAGAAAGTCCCTTGCAAACAATCCTGAAGGGAAAGCAGTCCAGGAAGGCTGGACATTGTTCAAGGATCTTAAAGATGGAGGAGCAGGCTGTCCCATGTGCTGGAAGATGAGCCAGTGGGGAAGAAGACTGGCCTGGTTGAACTGTCACTGGAGCTGTCACTGgaactcagggaaaaaagacctttggaagaaggggcaggaggatgCTCTTGAGGACTACAAGGATGTTGTTAGGTTATGCAGGAAGGTTAGAGAAGTGAAACCCCAGCTAGAAATTAATTTGGCCACTGCTGAAATAGAtaacaaaaaggtttttttcaaatacCTCAGCAACAAAAGGAGAGCCAAGGAGAGAATCTCCATCCTTTATTGCACGTGAGGGGAAGCATTGCCACAAAGGATGGAaaaaggctgaggtacttgatgccttctttgcctcagtctttaatAGTCAGACCAGCTGTCCTTGGGAAGACAGACAAGGAACAAAATGAGGTCCCTGTAATTCAGGAGGAAACAGTGCCCTACTCCTTAGGGCACTTAAAGTGTTCAAAGGTCCCTGGGGTCTGATGGAATCCACCCAAGCTGCTCTCCACCATTTATCATCAGTCCTGGCTAACCAGGGAGGTCTCAGGATGATGGAGGTTGGCCAGTGTGACACCCATTGAGCagaagggctggcaggaggatgcaggaagCCACAGCCTGTTGCCCTCAGTGCCAGGGAGGGATGTGGAACAGATCATTGGATCCCACAGCAcgtgcagcacagccagggatcaggcccagccagcatggcttTGTGAAAGGCAGGTTCTGCCTGCCCAACCTATCTCCTGCTATGAATGGTGACCTCCCTAGTGGATGAGGTGGAGGCTGAGGATGTGGTCTGCCTGGCCTTCAGCAAAGCCTTGGACACTGTTTCTCTGCTGTCTGAGAAGACAGATGGGAGCCTGTGGCTTTGACAGGTGCACTGTTTGCTGGCTgaaaaactggctggatggctgggcacagagagtgCTGGTGCCTGAgtcacatcctgctgctggctggccACCAGTGCCAGTCCTGCTCAGTATCTTTGTGGCTGATTTGGACAAGGGGTTCGAGGCCACCctcagtttgcagatgacaccaggTTgagttgatctgctggagggcaggaaggctctgcagagggattgACAGGCTGGGGCCATGGATTGAGTGTGGCcccaagtgctgggtcctgcttTTGGGTCCCAACAATCTCAGTaatgctccaggctggggcagagtggctgggaagctgccctgtggaaaaggacctggggacCTGGTCAGGAGTGGGTGAAcaagaggcagctgtgcccaggtgggcaggaaggccaagggcatcctggctGGGATCAGGAaagaggggcagcaggaccagggaaggGATTCTTCCTCTTGGCACTGGGGAGGCTGAACCTCAAATCCTGTTTGCAGCCAAGAattggagcaggctgcccagggaggtggtggaatcatCACCCCAGGAAGTGTCCCAAAACCACATGGATGTGGTGCTGAGGGACATGGCTCAGTGGTGGACCTGGCAGTGTtgggttgatggttggactcCATCTTaagagctcttttccagccctcatggttttgtgattttcattaactttttgtgaagggaaaacaagaaaagcagatgaggaatctctttttttgtttttcctgttgcaCACAATTTAGAATAACAGTGAGAAGTTTGCTAAAAGTGGTTACAGGGTTACATAgtatataatttaatttcatttatagTAGACTATAAATATGGagagatttttaatttccccCATTGCTGTGGAATGCTTATTTGCAAGAATAAATTCATTAATTACTTCTAGAATGGAGCTGGAAACAAATGGGCTTAGTATTTTAATAATGGCAGTTTACCAGCAGCTTCATTGAGAGAGAATTTtctttgggcttttttaaatctttgtaTTTTAGTGTTAGTAATGTTCAATGGTTTCCATGGCTATGGCTAAAATCTACAAAAGAAGTTTTTTCTGGTATGTATTGAGACCATGTGACTGTGATACAGTGTAAAAGTTACCCAGGGACATTTTATACTGCTAAAACTGAAAGTGCAAGAGCTCATGCTaatctttttctctctggatTATCATCTGGGTTTTCAGGAGGAAATATCTCTTTAGGTAAATTGAGGGACAGTTTCTGCACAATATCATTTCAGAAGCACTAGTTTagaattaaaaatgctttacagGAAGTTCTAAAAACTGTTTTTAGTAGAAAAAGACCTTGGAAATGACTGGGATGTCACATTCAGTCCTTGTCACAACTTCAAGAAGCATCAGCACACCTTCAGTGAGCAAGATTAACAAGTGCATGTGTCTTGGCCTGCTCAGCAAAGCTGAGTGGGAGCAACCAGAAACAaaaagctacttttttttttttttcagaagaatgtATTCAATGACTCAGAATCAATCTTCCTAACAGGAgagtatttcattttttaagatCTTTTTGTAGATTAGTGTTACTTCTGATTTCATAAATTAATTCAAGCTAACATATTTCAAAACTACCTCCAGTTTATAGTGACCAATTCTTAAAAACTTTTATGAAC
Proteins encoded:
- the RO60 gene encoding RNA-binding protein RO60 isoform X1; its protein translation is MEAEESPAQPPSEAPGPGGAGWDLTDSTRLQHFLCFGSEGSAYHVKEHKLGFENAEALLRLIEEGRGCEVVEEIKAFSQEGRAAKQEPLLFALAVCSQCSDAKTKQAAFKAVPEVCCIPTHLFTFIQFKKDLKEGMKCGMWGRALRKAVADWYNGKNGMALALAVTKYKQRSGWSHKDLLRLSHLKPASEGIAIVTKYITKGWKDVQEAYKEKAVSAETEKLLKYLEAVEKVKRTKDELEVIHLIEEYGLVREHLLTNHLKSKEVWKALLKEMPISVLLRNLGKLAANSVLEPRGSEVAIVCEKLRNEKLLKKGRIHPFHILVALETYKAGHGNRGKLWWRPDEDILEALDASFYKAFKTVEPTGKRIVIAVDVSASMTQKVLGSVLNASTVAAVMCMVVARTEKDSQIVAFSHEMVPCPVTADMTLPQVLVKMYEIPVGTTDCSLPMIWAQKTQTAADVFIVFTDNETFAGNTPPAMALREYREKMGIPAKLVVCGMTSHGFTIADPDDRGMLDICGFDTGALDVLRNFTLDLI
- the RO60 gene encoding RNA-binding protein RO60 isoform X2 → MEAEESPAQPPSEAPGPGGAGWDLTDSTRLQHFLCFGSEGSAYHVKEHKLGFENAEALLRLIEEGRGCEVVEEIKAFSQEGRAAKQEPLLFALAVCSQCSDAKTKQAAFKAVPEVCCIPTHLFTFIQFKKDLKEGMKCGMWGRALRKAVADWYNGKNGMALALAVTKYKQRSGWSHKDLLRLSHLKPASEGIAIVTKYITKGWKDVQEAYKEKAVSAETEKLLKYLEAVEKVKRTKDELEVIHLIEEYGLVREHLLTNHLKSKEVWKALLKEMPISVLLRNLGKLAANSVLEPRGSEVAIVCEKLRNEKLLKKGRIHPFHILVALETYKAGHGNRGKLWWRPDEDILEALDASFYKAFKTVEPTGKRIVIAVDVSASMTQKVLGSVLNASTVAAVMCMVVARTEKDSQIVAFSHEMVPCPVTADMTLPQVLVKIFQWVPLIVPFQ
- the RO60 gene encoding RNA-binding protein RO60 isoform X3, which codes for MEAEESPAQPPSEAPGPGGAGWDLTDSTRLQHFLCFGSEGSAYHVKEHKLGFENAEALLRLIEEGRGCEVVEEIKAFSQEGRAAKQEPLLFALAVCSQCSDAKTKQAAFKAVPEVCCIPTHLFTFIQFKKDLKEGMKCGMWGRALRKAVADWYNGKNGMALALAVTKYKQRSGWSHKDLLRLSHLKPASEGIAIVTKYITKGWKDVQEAYKEKAVSAETEKLLKYLEAVEKVKRTKDELEVIHLIEEYGLVREHLLTNHLKSKEVWKALLKEMPISVLLRNLGKLAANSVLEPRGSEVAIVCEKLRNEKLLKKGRIHPFHILVALETYKAGHGNRGKLWWRPDEDILEALDASFYKAFKTVEPTGKRIVIAVDVSASMTQKVLGSVLNASTVAAVMCMVVARTEKDSQIVAFSHEMVPCPVTADMTLPQVLVKMYEIPVGTTDCSLPMIWAQKTQTAADVFIVFTDNETFAGNTPPAMALREYREKMGIPAKLVVCGMTSHGFTIADPDDRGMHLLFPVGPLLATDFTLGTPSQIYFISSWHIVYISECYLFVKGKQEKQMRNLFFCFSCCTQFRITVRSLLKVVTGLHSI